agcaactaacacttaagcCTGCTACGTTTATGAGAACCTTCACcccttgccttctccccactggaTAAACCCAGCCCAGTTGCTTGTATCCtgaatggtgatggtggtggcttTAGTTAGCACTGTTCACTTTTTTAGTGAAGGAAATGATGTGTCTCTGCTAGCTCTGGGGCTCAGCATGTTTCTTGCCAAAAAAGCTCCCATTCAGTGGAGAGTTGACAGGGGAAAGGACTAATAAAGGGTTATGAACTTCGTCTTGAGTGTAATGCTCTGTTTCATATTGCAAGCAAAAGCTGCTCTGCGTTGTCAGATATGATTAACAGGAAGAGCCAGGAAAACTTACCTGATTAAAATACCCCAAGCACCATTGCCAAGTTTCTATTCCCAGgaggcaagagaaaaaaaaagagaccataTGAGTTTCTCAGTTGTGGAAAACATTCAGAAAGTAGATGTGAAAATGTGCTCCAGGCAGTTTGTTCAACAATACATCAGGGAAATTCAAGTTTGAGAACCGATTACCCAATTGCTGAACATGTTATTTGATTGTGGACTCCTTTTTATTCCATCTTTATTTTGTAAGCCCAgtctttccagatgttcaagaccAGTTTTACAGGCAACAGATACATTAGGGAAAGAAACCTTTCCAGCATATCTACATGTTATCTAACTCACAAACTCTTGCAAATATTAAGTTTAGGATACAATAGAATAGAAGCCGAAGATaataagaagaagtggcaagaatacacagaagaactacacaaaaaagatctccatgacccagataaccacgatggtgtgatcactcacctagagccagacaccttggaatgcgaagtcaagtggtccttaggaaacataactacaaacaaagctagtggaggtgatggaattccagttgagctatttcaaatcctgaaagatgatgctgtgaaagtgctgcactcaatatgccagcaaatttgggaaactcagcagtggccacaggactggaaaaggtcagttttcattcccatcccaaagaaaggcaatgccaaagaatgttcaaactaccgcacaattgtactcatctcacgtgctagcaaagtaatgctcaaaattcttcaagccaggcttcaacagtatgtgaaccatgaacttccagatgttcaagctggttttagaaaaggcagaggaaccagagatcaaattgccaacatctgttgaatcattgaaaaagcaagagagttccagaaaaacatctacttctgttttattgactatgccaaagcctttgactacatggatcacaacaaactgtggaaaattcttcaagagatgggaataccagaccacctgacctgtctcctgagaaatctatatgcaggtcaagaagcaacagttcgaactggacatggaacaacagactggttccaaatcgggaaaggagtacatccaggctgcatattgtcaccctgcttatttaatttaatatgcagagtacatcatgcgaaataccgggctggataaagtacaagatggaatcaagattgctgggagaaatatccataacctcagatatgcagatgacaccacccttgtggcagaaagtaaagaagaactaaagagcctcttgatgaaagtgaaagaggagagtgagaaagtttcTTAgtaaactaagatcgtggcattcagtccagtcacttcatggcaaatagatggtaaaacaatggaaacagtgacagactttattttggggggctccaaaatcactgcagatggtgactgaagccatgaaattaaaagactcttgctcctttgaaggaaatcCGTGATCaacttagagagcatattaaaaagcagaaacattactttgccaacaagtgtctgtctagtcaaagctatggtttttccagaagtcatgtatggatgtgagtgttggactataaagaaggctgggcgctgaagaattgatgcttttgaactgtggtattggagaagactcttgagagtcccttggactataaggagatacagccagtccatcctaaaggaattcagtcctgaatactcattggagggactgacgctgaagctgaagctccaatactttgatcacctgatgcaaagaactgactcattgaaaaagaccctgatgctgggaaagattgcaggcgggaggagaaggggacgacagaggatgagatggttggatggtatcactaacttgagggacatgagtttgagtaagctccaggagttggtgatggacagggaggcctggtgtgctgcagtccatggggtcccaaagagtcagacacaactgagtgactgaactgaactgacagaacaTGTTGTGGTATTTTTCATAATCGTGGGTAATCTGTGGCCTTCAtgaatttaatgaatttttaaatgaatttttaaaccaCTTTGCTTATCAAAataggtaaattttaaaattaagtgatAGTTTATGCACTTGGTCCTTGTATAGCTTTTTTGGGGTATTCAAGTTGGATATTTCTTAGTGATCTTCTTGTCCAGGGAatgtttaattcaaaataaatttgcaGTTTAAAaacttcttagaaaaaaaaactcTAGGCCCACCTGGCTTCATTAGGTGAATTCTACCAtacttgaaggaaaaaataatactcaaagaaataatgatacttagattattttagaaattaaatgagaaagGCATATTTCCCAACTAATTTTATGAAATCAGAgtggcaaaaagaaaactacaatttAGTATTCTTTATGATCATAGActgaaacatacttttaaaatatagcaaattAACTGTGTAAAAAGGACAGTATGTTATAATCAAGTGAGGTTTATCATAGGAATGCAGAGTTGGTTGAATGTTAGAAAATCAATCAGTATGATTCACCATATTTATGCATAACAAAAAAAttgtatgatcatctcaatagatgtaggaaaaacccttaacaaaattCAGTCATTATATAAATTCTCAGCAAATTAGAGATAGAAAGGAACCTCCTCATTCTTTTAAAGGACATCCATGATAAACCTAAGCTAATATCATACTTCATTGTGAAAGACTGAACGCACTTTTTCCCTAAGATTGGTACAAGATAAGGATGTCAGTCCTCTCCACATCTACTCACCAATGTAGTGGACGTCCTAGCAGTTTTGATAAGATAAGAACAGGACGAATCTGCTGCTTCAGATGTTAAGGTCCGGTCGGTCTAAGAAGAAGAATCTTCCGTCGCGATGAGCTCGGGGCAGGCCTCGGTGGGAAAGGAAGACCGAGCTTTGCTGagggaggatcttagttccccgaccagggattgaacccctgccctggcagtcctaaccactggaccacatgtAAAGAGTTTCTTAAAACCCCCTTTTCCATAGAAGTTCCCAGGCTGGTTTTCCTAGGACTGTTTTAAAGTTTCTGAAAGAACATGAATGATTGGATGCCCATTGCCAAGGAGTATGACCCACTCAAAGCTGGCAGCATTGATGGCACTGACGAAGACCCACACGATCGCGCTGTCTGGAGGGCGATGCTGGCACGATACACCCCCAACAAAGGCGTCACAGGGGACCCCCTCCTCACCCTGTTTGTGGCGAGACTAAACCTGCAGACCAAAGAGGAGAAGTTAAAGGAAGTGTTTTCCCGCTACGGGGACATCCGGCGGCTTCAGCTAGTGAGGGACTTGGTCACAGGCTTTTCGAAGGGCTACGCCTTCATTGAATACAAAGACGAGCGTTCTCTGCTCAAAGCTTACCGGGATGCTGACGGCCTGGTCATTGACCAGCACGAAATATTTGTGGACTATGAGCTGGAGAGGACTCTCAAAGGGTGGATTCCTCGGCGACTCGGAGGAGGTCTGGGTGGGAAGAAGGAATCTGGGCAGCTGAGATTTGGGGGGCGAGATCGGCCTTTTCGCAAACCCATTAACCTGCCAGTTGTGAAAAATAACCAGTTCcgagaggggaagagggagaggagggagcgGTCTCGGTCCTGAGAAAGACACTGGGACTCCAGGATGAGGGACCACCATGACAGGGGTCGGGAAAAAAGGTGGCAGGAGAGAGAACCAGCCAGGGCATGGCCAGAAGGTgactgggagagagagagggacttcAGAGATGACAGGGTcaaggggagggagaagagggacaGAAGCAAGTAGACCatcc
This genomic window from Bos indicus x Bos taurus breed Angus x Brahman F1 hybrid chromosome 12, Bos_hybrid_MaternalHap_v2.0, whole genome shotgun sequence contains:
- the LOC113902260 gene encoding U11/U12 small nuclear ribonucleoprotein 35 kDa protein-like, producing MNDWMPIAKEYDPLKAGSIDGTDEDPHDRAVWRAMLARYTPNKGVTGDPLLTLFVARLNLQTKEEKLKEVFSRYGDIRRLQLVRDLVTGFSKGYAFIEYKDERSLLKAYRDADGLVIDQHEIFVDYELERTLKGWIPRRLGGGLGGKKESGQLRFGGRDRPFRKPINLPVVKNNQFREGKRERRERSRS